The following are encoded in a window of Corynebacterium marinum DSM 44953 genomic DNA:
- a CDS encoding zinc-dependent alcohol dehydrogenase family protein → MKALVYHGPGKKSWDEVPDPVIQKPTDIIVKIDATTICGTDLHILKGDVPAVTEGRILGHEGVGTITEVGDAVTTLQVGDRVIISCVSACGRCDYCKKGVYSHCRADEGAPGIGWIFGHLIDGTQAEYVRVPFAETSVHKMPEGVSDAESVLLSDILPTGHEIGVQYGNVKPGDVVAVIGAGPVGLAAMLTAGLYGPSRIIAVDLDANRVEEAKKFGATDGVLSSEADWKEQVMALTDGLGVDVAIEAVGIPQTFTMCLDIVRPAGTVANVGVHGTGVDLPLDTLWISNIVMTMGLVNTNTTDILLKMVASKKLDATPFVSHTFKLEDILEAYDVFGRAAETKALKVLLTA, encoded by the coding sequence ATGAAGGCTCTCGTTTATCACGGTCCCGGAAAGAAGTCCTGGGACGAAGTTCCGGACCCCGTCATTCAGAAACCCACCGACATCATCGTCAAGATCGACGCGACCACGATCTGCGGCACCGACCTGCACATCCTGAAAGGCGACGTCCCGGCCGTCACCGAGGGCCGCATCCTCGGACATGAGGGCGTGGGCACGATCACCGAAGTCGGCGACGCGGTGACCACTCTCCAGGTCGGCGACCGGGTCATCATCTCCTGCGTGAGCGCCTGCGGGCGCTGCGACTACTGCAAGAAGGGGGTCTACTCCCACTGCCGCGCGGACGAGGGCGCCCCCGGCATCGGCTGGATCTTCGGCCACCTCATCGACGGCACGCAGGCGGAGTATGTCCGGGTTCCCTTCGCGGAGACCTCGGTGCACAAGATGCCGGAGGGGGTCAGCGACGCGGAGAGCGTGCTACTCTCGGACATCCTGCCCACCGGCCACGAGATCGGCGTGCAGTACGGCAACGTCAAGCCGGGCGACGTCGTGGCAGTGATCGGCGCGGGCCCGGTGGGCCTGGCCGCGATGCTCACCGCGGGGCTCTACGGCCCCTCCCGGATCATCGCCGTCGACCTGGACGCCAACCGCGTGGAGGAGGCGAAGAAGTTCGGCGCCACCGACGGTGTGCTCTCCTCCGAGGCGGACTGGAAGGAGCAGGTGATGGCGCTGACCGACGGCTTGGGCGTGGACGTGGCCATCGAGGCGGTCGGCATTCCGCAGACCTTCACCATGTGCCTGGACATTGTCCGCCCGGCGGGAACCGTCGCGAACGTCGGCGTGCACGGCACCGGGGTGGACCTGCCGCTGGACACCCTGTGGATCTCGAACATCGTCATGACGATGGGCCTGGTCAACACCAACACCACCGACATCCTGCTCAAGATGGTCGCCTCCAAGAAGCTGGACGCCACCCCGTTCGTCTCCCACACCTTCAAGCTGGAGGACATCCTCGAGGCGTACGACGTCTTCGGCCGCGCCGCGGAGACCAAGGCGCTGAAGGTGCTGCTGACCGCCTGA
- a CDS encoding BCCT family transporter, with translation MSERLARALRLKTDPPVYFATVGIVLAFVVVTIVAGDWVSDVFGTASDWILTNLGWFYILGVTLFLIFLIFVAFSRYGHARLGSDEDRPEYSTLAWFGMLFAAGIGTILMFWGVAEPISHFANPPIGDTPAESAEAARQAMAITHYHFGLHTWTIFALPALCFAYFIYKRKMPPRVSSIFSPLLGARVYGPIGKIIDVAALIGTVFGVATSVGLGTLQINAGLAELFGVEVSPAVQITIIVAVTAVASVSVALGLDRGIKFLSNLNILMAIALLVFIILAGPTVLVLKGTIESIGVYLGALPELAFWNNAVPNSPDNQAWQNTWTVFYWAWTITWSPFVGIFIARISRGRTIRQFVTGVLGLPVAFSLIWFGAFGTSAFHIEQDGNGGLVQAVAVDGDIPGALFEFLSNYPAATFMSGLAIIIVVLFFTTSVDSAAMVTDMIASGREPALAPTHQKLIWTGLMGAVAAVLLGATGEGGLAALQQTIIVVGLPFFIMGFVMMFSLGVALKNDLGDPVPTVTRQWDSADTVEDWERNEDAPSPEPIGPIHHIPDGNGESIPISPAVVGAALDEYARQHPEELGQLVDDSEESAARTDTDRDESPPQDGDHPRN, from the coding sequence ATGTCTGAGCGACTGGCCAGAGCACTGCGGTTGAAAACCGATCCCCCTGTCTATTTCGCCACTGTCGGCATCGTGCTCGCCTTCGTGGTGGTCACCATCGTCGCCGGCGACTGGGTGAGCGACGTCTTCGGAACCGCCTCCGACTGGATCCTCACCAACCTGGGCTGGTTCTACATCCTCGGCGTGACGCTCTTCCTCATCTTCCTCATCTTCGTCGCCTTCAGCAGGTACGGGCACGCACGTCTCGGGAGCGATGAAGATCGGCCCGAGTACTCCACGCTGGCCTGGTTCGGCATGCTCTTCGCCGCCGGAATCGGCACCATCCTGATGTTCTGGGGGGTGGCGGAACCGATCTCGCACTTCGCCAACCCGCCGATCGGGGACACCCCGGCAGAAAGCGCCGAGGCCGCGCGGCAGGCGATGGCGATCACCCACTACCACTTCGGCCTGCACACCTGGACCATTTTCGCGCTGCCGGCCCTGTGCTTCGCCTACTTCATCTACAAGCGCAAGATGCCTCCGCGCGTGAGCTCCATCTTCTCCCCGCTGCTGGGGGCCAGGGTCTACGGACCGATCGGCAAGATCATCGACGTCGCCGCCCTGATCGGAACGGTCTTCGGCGTCGCCACCTCCGTCGGCCTGGGCACCCTGCAGATCAACGCCGGGTTGGCGGAACTCTTCGGGGTGGAGGTCTCCCCGGCGGTGCAGATCACCATCATCGTCGCCGTCACCGCCGTCGCGTCCGTCTCAGTGGCGCTCGGCCTCGACCGGGGCATCAAGTTCCTGTCCAACCTCAACATCCTCATGGCGATCGCGCTCCTGGTATTCATCATCCTGGCGGGGCCGACGGTGCTGGTGCTCAAGGGAACGATCGAGTCCATCGGCGTGTACCTGGGTGCGCTGCCTGAGCTGGCCTTCTGGAACAACGCCGTCCCCAACTCCCCGGACAATCAGGCATGGCAGAACACCTGGACCGTGTTCTACTGGGCGTGGACAATCACCTGGTCTCCGTTCGTGGGCATCTTCATCGCCCGCATCAGCCGCGGCCGCACGATCCGCCAGTTCGTCACCGGTGTCCTCGGCCTGCCCGTGGCCTTCTCCCTGATCTGGTTCGGCGCCTTCGGCACCTCCGCATTCCACATCGAACAGGACGGCAACGGGGGGCTGGTCCAGGCGGTCGCCGTCGACGGCGATATCCCGGGCGCCCTGTTCGAGTTCCTCTCCAACTACCCGGCCGCGACATTCATGTCCGGGTTGGCCATCATCATCGTGGTCCTCTTCTTCACCACCTCCGTCGACTCCGCAGCCATGGTCACCGACATGATCGCCTCCGGGCGCGAGCCCGCCCTGGCACCGACCCACCAGAAACTGATCTGGACCGGACTCATGGGAGCCGTGGCCGCCGTCCTGCTCGGCGCCACCGGCGAAGGCGGCCTTGCCGCCCTGCAACAGACCATCATCGTCGTCGGCCTGCCATTTTTCATCATGGGTTTCGTCATGATGTTCAGCCTCGGCGTGGCGTTGAAGAACGACCTCGGCGACCCTGTGCCCACCGTCACCAGACAGTGGGATTCCGCCGATACGGTCGAGGACTGGGAACGCAACGAGGATGCGCCGTCCCCGGAGCCGATCGGCCCGATCCACCACATCCCGGACGGGAACGGCGAGAGCATTCCGATCAGCCCCGCAGTCGTGGGCGCCGCCCTCGACGAATACGCCCGGCAGCACCCCGAGGAGTTGGGCCAGTTGGTGGATGACAGTGAGGAATCTGCCGCCCGCACCGACACCGACCGTGATGAATCCCCGCCGCAGGACGGTGACCACCCGAGGAACTGA
- a CDS encoding methyltransferase family protein: protein MRIPPAVLFAASAAAQRLLAGRLSTPPAVLPALPLAAASALVGAGGVREFLRARTTVDPVKVDGASTLVTGGVLGLTRNPMYLALAGLLAAHAAARRSVVALLPVAGFVWAIGRWQIPAEEAALTSRFGAAYREYSRRVPRWIPEV from the coding sequence ATGAGAATCCCACCCGCCGTCCTGTTCGCCGCGTCCGCCGCCGCGCAACGCCTGCTCGCCGGCCGCTTGTCGACGCCCCCCGCCGTCCTCCCCGCACTTCCTCTCGCCGCCGCGTCCGCCCTGGTCGGCGCCGGGGGCGTGCGGGAATTCCTCCGTGCCCGGACCACCGTCGACCCCGTGAAGGTGGACGGGGCCTCGACCCTGGTCACCGGCGGTGTGCTGGGGTTGACCCGCAATCCGATGTACCTGGCGCTGGCGGGTCTGCTGGCGGCGCATGCGGCGGCCCGCCGGTCCGTCGTCGCCCTCCTGCCGGTCGCGGGTTTCGTGTGGGCCATCGGCCGGTGGCAGATCCCCGCCGAGGAAGCTGCCCTGACCTCGCGTTTCGGAGCCGCGTACCGGGAGTACTCCCGGCGGGTCCCGCGCTGGATCCCGGAGGTCTAG
- a CDS encoding O-acetyl-ADP-ribose deacetylase, with protein sequence MKLSIEPGDITTIRVDAVVNAANSELRVGGGVDAAIHRVGGPAILSETRRIRIDQYPDGLPAGRAVATTAGDLPARWVIHTVGPVYSAREDRSHVLESCYRESLRLAASLGAASVAFPAISAGVYGWPIDDAARIAVGTADALAEEVGRVVREVVFVPFGEDAVAAFTRALAGLRRFPRD encoded by the coding sequence ATGAAGTTGAGCATCGAACCAGGCGACATCACCACCATCCGCGTCGATGCGGTGGTCAACGCCGCCAACTCGGAACTGCGCGTCGGCGGGGGAGTGGACGCTGCCATCCACCGCGTCGGCGGCCCGGCGATCCTTTCCGAGACCCGGCGCATCCGCATCGACCAGTACCCGGACGGGCTGCCGGCCGGGCGCGCCGTCGCCACCACAGCCGGGGACCTGCCTGCCCGGTGGGTGATCCACACCGTGGGCCCCGTCTACTCCGCAAGAGAGGACCGCAGCCACGTCCTCGAGTCCTGCTACCGGGAGTCCCTCCGCCTGGCGGCCTCGCTGGGCGCCGCGTCCGTGGCCTTCCCGGCGATCTCCGCCGGTGTCTACGGCTGGCCGATCGACGACGCCGCCCGCATCGCCGTGGGAACCGCGGACGCCCTGGCCGAGGAGGTGGGTCGCGTCGTGCGGGAGGTGGTGTTCGTCCCCTTCGGGGAGGACGCGGTAGCCGCCTTCACCCGGGCACTCGCCGGGCTCCGCCGCTTCCCGCGGGACTAG
- a CDS encoding SRPBCC family protein has protein sequence MPGHRHTRPRDGESAPFHFETTWKVRGDLGCVWGVLSDISSWPGWWPGMSRVEMSADGLHGELVVQSPLGYRLCFTLCLVEKHAPRGAAFSVTGDLRGTGTVRLRSEGETTVVTIMWCVVTRRRLLDRLRPAAAAAHNVVMAAGQRGLRRTCGARGTGLIGQIRRLAG, from the coding sequence GTGCCCGGCCACCGGCACACCCGCCCGAGGGACGGGGAGTCCGCCCCATTCCACTTCGAGACGACCTGGAAGGTGCGCGGGGACCTCGGCTGTGTCTGGGGGGTGCTCTCCGACATCTCCTCCTGGCCCGGCTGGTGGCCGGGGATGAGCCGCGTCGAGATGAGCGCGGACGGGCTGCACGGCGAGCTGGTCGTGCAGAGTCCGCTGGGCTACCGGCTGTGTTTCACCTTGTGCCTGGTCGAGAAACACGCCCCCCGCGGCGCGGCCTTCTCCGTCACCGGGGACCTGCGCGGGACCGGTACGGTGCGTCTGAGGTCCGAGGGGGAGACCACCGTCGTGACCATCATGTGGTGCGTGGTCACCCGCCGCCGGTTGCTCGACCGGCTGCGCCCGGCGGCGGCCGCCGCCCACAACGTGGTGATGGCCGCCGGGCAGCGGGGGCTGCGACGCACCTGCGGGGCACGCGGCACCGGTCTCATCGGGCAGATCCGGCGCCTGGCGGGCTAA
- a CDS encoding Vms1/Ankzf1 family peptidyl-tRNA hydrolase has translation MKLPWLKSALENNDGPFLTVYLDTTRTDPTAASEVESRWEQFRGQAAKAGAPENILAEVEESLLRQPSIGGRHGRAVLANADRILLDRVLPVPPQQELIDWGERPVVLPLLQLTPHAVSQLLIEVDRAGADLHLRAPEEPDLTKNVHGRGEDTSIDGGHDELHKSRATGADSGRGWRTDNFEARVEDSWERNAEAVAEQVNKLVRERKPHVVFLTGDVRAEALLKAELHKDVLDRLKELSGGTRGLSLERASFREELAQAVRDHVDATQQEYAEKFRETQGRDTGSVAGSFHVAEVLRRGQVDELLFNPGREPENIEELLHQAILTDAGVYALDDEAFSLPDGVAALLRWDDETTPSNTLSSMSGDPARRDAVDPERDEVSPRAAEEQKLLS, from the coding sequence GTGAAACTTCCATGGCTCAAGTCCGCGCTCGAGAACAACGACGGCCCGTTCCTGACCGTCTATCTGGACACCACCCGCACCGACCCCACGGCGGCCTCGGAGGTCGAATCCAGGTGGGAACAGTTCCGCGGACAGGCCGCGAAGGCGGGCGCCCCGGAGAACATCCTCGCCGAGGTGGAGGAATCCCTGCTGCGCCAGCCGAGCATCGGCGGACGCCACGGCCGCGCCGTCCTGGCCAACGCCGACCGGATCCTCCTGGACCGGGTCCTTCCCGTCCCACCGCAGCAGGAACTCATCGACTGGGGTGAGCGCCCCGTCGTCCTCCCCCTCCTGCAGCTGACACCGCACGCAGTGAGCCAGCTGCTCATCGAGGTCGACCGGGCCGGCGCCGACCTGCACCTGCGGGCACCCGAGGAACCGGACCTGACGAAGAACGTGCACGGGCGCGGCGAAGACACGTCAATCGACGGCGGCCACGACGAGCTGCACAAGTCCCGCGCCACCGGCGCCGACTCGGGCCGGGGCTGGCGCACGGACAACTTCGAGGCACGCGTCGAGGACTCCTGGGAGCGCAACGCCGAGGCCGTCGCGGAGCAGGTGAACAAACTGGTGCGGGAGCGCAAGCCCCACGTGGTCTTCCTCACCGGCGACGTCCGCGCAGAAGCGCTGCTCAAGGCGGAGCTGCACAAGGATGTCCTGGACCGTCTGAAAGAACTGTCCGGCGGCACGCGCGGCCTGAGCCTGGAGAGGGCGTCGTTCCGGGAGGAGCTGGCCCAGGCCGTCCGCGACCACGTCGACGCCACGCAACAGGAGTACGCCGAGAAGTTCCGGGAGACCCAGGGCCGGGACACCGGATCCGTCGCCGGGTCTTTCCACGTGGCGGAGGTCCTGCGCCGCGGCCAGGTGGACGAGCTCCTCTTCAACCCCGGCCGCGAGCCGGAGAACATCGAGGAGCTGCTCCATCAGGCGATCCTCACGGACGCCGGGGTCTACGCCCTCGACGACGAGGCCTTCTCCCTGCCGGACGGCGTCGCCGCCCTCCTGCGCTGGGACGACGAGACGACCCCCTCCAACACGTTGTCCAGCATGTCCGGCGACCCGGCGCGACGTGACGCCGTGGATCCGGAACGGGACGAGGTCTCACCGCGGGCGGCGGAGGAACAGAAGCTGCTCAGTTAG
- a CDS encoding ATP-binding cassette domain-containing protein — MTASPADSHDVIRVTGAHVNNLRGVSVEIPKRRLTVFTGVSGSGKSSLVFGTIAAESQRLINETYSTFVQGFMPSLARPDVDRLEGITTAIIVDQEPMGANSRSTVGTATDATAMLRILYSRIAQPNAGGPGAYSFNVPSVSASGGISVGGGKREHVEFKRTGGMCPRCEGMGRISDIDLAELVDESLSLDDGALLIPGYKVGSWNMRGYAESGLYPADVPVREFSDEQRHALFHQEPTKIKFSGINITYEGLVPKISRSMLGKDRDAMQKHIGEFVDRAVTFIPCPECGGTRLARHALESKIGGRNIAELCAMEIRELAEWMKEVDAPSVAPLVGAIRETLDNFVAIGLGYLSLDRPAGTLSGGEAQRTKMIRHLGSALTDITYVFDEPTAGLHPHDIQRMNALLLELRDKGNTVLVVEHKPETIAIADHVIDIGPGAGRDGGLIQFEGSVGELAQSDTVTGRHFHDRTRLKPATRTPAGATEIRGADRNNLRDVDVDIPLGVLTAVTGVAGSGKSSLIASLPYRDGTVIVDQSAIRGSRRSNPATYTGALEPVRKAFAKANGVTPALFSPNSEGACPNCKGAGVVYVDLGIMSGVDVPCEVCEGRRFDEAVLDYHLGGRDIAEVLAMPAAEAAAFFSAPDSKVPAAAKICGRLVDVGLGYITLGQPLTTLSGGERQRLKLAARLAEKTDVFILDEPTTGLHLADVEMLLGLLDRLVDAGKTVVCIEHHLAVVAHADHVIDVGPGAGSGGGEVTFTGTPAELIAEGKTLTGRYLAEYVS; from the coding sequence ATGACCGCCTCGCCCGCTGATTCCCACGATGTCATCCGCGTCACCGGCGCGCACGTGAACAACCTGCGCGGGGTCAGCGTGGAGATCCCCAAACGTCGGCTCACGGTGTTCACCGGCGTGTCCGGCTCAGGCAAGTCGTCTCTGGTCTTCGGCACCATCGCAGCCGAATCCCAGCGCCTGATCAACGAGACCTACTCCACTTTCGTCCAGGGCTTCATGCCCTCCCTCGCCCGCCCCGACGTCGACCGCCTGGAGGGCATCACCACCGCGATCATCGTCGACCAGGAACCGATGGGCGCGAACTCCCGCTCCACCGTCGGAACCGCCACCGACGCCACGGCGATGCTGCGCATCCTCTACTCACGCATCGCGCAACCGAACGCGGGCGGCCCCGGCGCGTACTCCTTCAACGTGCCCTCGGTGTCCGCCTCCGGCGGCATCAGCGTCGGCGGCGGCAAGCGGGAACACGTGGAGTTCAAGCGCACCGGCGGCATGTGCCCCCGGTGCGAGGGCATGGGGCGCATCTCCGACATCGACCTCGCCGAGCTCGTGGACGAATCCCTCTCCCTCGACGACGGCGCCCTGCTCATCCCCGGCTACAAGGTCGGCTCCTGGAACATGCGCGGTTACGCCGAATCCGGCCTGTACCCGGCGGATGTCCCCGTGCGGGAGTTCAGCGACGAGCAGCGCCACGCCCTCTTTCACCAGGAGCCGACGAAGATCAAATTCAGCGGCATCAACATCACCTACGAGGGGCTGGTGCCGAAGATCTCCCGGTCCATGCTGGGCAAAGACCGCGACGCGATGCAGAAGCACATCGGCGAGTTCGTCGACCGGGCGGTCACTTTCATCCCCTGCCCCGAGTGCGGCGGTACCCGCCTGGCCCGCCACGCCCTCGAGTCGAAGATCGGGGGCAGGAACATCGCCGAGCTGTGCGCGATGGAGATCCGGGAGCTCGCCGAGTGGATGAAAGAGGTCGACGCCCCGTCGGTGGCTCCCCTGGTCGGTGCGATCCGGGAGACGCTGGACAACTTCGTCGCCATCGGGCTGGGCTACCTCTCCCTCGACCGCCCGGCCGGCACGCTCTCCGGCGGCGAGGCCCAGCGCACCAAGATGATCCGTCACCTGGGCTCGGCGCTGACCGACATCACCTACGTCTTCGACGAACCCACCGCGGGGCTGCACCCGCACGACATCCAGCGCATGAACGCCCTGCTGCTGGAGCTGCGGGACAAAGGCAACACCGTGCTCGTCGTCGAGCACAAGCCCGAGACCATCGCCATCGCCGACCACGTGATCGATATCGGCCCCGGCGCCGGCCGCGACGGCGGTCTCATCCAGTTCGAGGGTTCCGTCGGGGAGCTCGCGCAGTCCGACACCGTCACCGGGCGGCACTTCCACGACCGGACCCGGCTCAAGCCCGCCACCCGCACCCCGGCCGGCGCGACCGAAATCCGCGGGGCCGACCGCAACAACCTCCGCGACGTCGACGTGGACATACCGTTGGGCGTGCTCACCGCCGTCACCGGCGTGGCAGGCTCCGGCAAGTCCTCGCTGATCGCTTCCCTGCCGTACCGCGACGGCACCGTCATCGTCGACCAGTCCGCCATCCGCGGCTCCCGGCGCTCCAACCCCGCCACCTACACCGGCGCCCTGGAACCCGTCCGCAAGGCCTTCGCCAAGGCCAACGGCGTCACACCCGCCCTGTTCTCCCCCAACTCCGAGGGTGCGTGCCCCAACTGCAAGGGCGCCGGCGTTGTCTACGTGGACCTGGGGATCATGTCGGGCGTGGACGTCCCCTGCGAGGTGTGCGAGGGGCGCCGCTTCGACGAGGCGGTCCTCGACTACCACCTCGGCGGCCGCGACATCGCCGAGGTGCTGGCCATGCCGGCGGCCGAGGCCGCGGCGTTCTTCTCCGCCCCCGATTCGAAGGTTCCGGCGGCCGCGAAGATCTGCGGCCGGCTTGTCGACGTCGGCCTGGGCTACATCACCCTCGGCCAGCCGCTGACCACCCTGTCCGGCGGCGAGCGCCAGCGGCTCAAGCTCGCCGCGCGCCTGGCGGAGAAGACCGACGTGTTCATCCTCGACGAGCCGACGACGGGCCTGCACCTGGCGGACGTCGAGATGCTCCTGGGACTGCTCGACCGTCTCGTGGACGCCGGCAAGACGGTGGTGTGCATCGAGCACCACCTGGCGGTGGTGGCCCACGCCGACCACGTCATCGACGTCGGCCCGGGCGCGGGTTCCGGCGGCGGCGAGGTGACCTTCACCGGCACCCCGGCCGAGCTGATCGCGGAGGGAAAGACCCTGACCGGCAGGTATCTGGCCGAGTACGTCTCATAG
- a CDS encoding ABC transporter permease: protein MSSSSALRRVSLRSLSAHRLRLLLTALAVVLGTSFVAGAFMLTATLGKAFDDITEANYDGVDVVLVTSAELPLTLGVAGDIEARNDVAKVESIDQLPVILLGAEGNPVQTGGAGSWLLAYLSPGEAVSPPLIITQGTPPAGEGRAVLNEDAAASAGLEVGDTVTVIDSTGRHEFTLDGLTRFEAATGGWAGLQIPAEQFRAEFTDGVHTGRIAVRAEGGDPESLRQSLAAAYPGATVMTGEDAAAADSEEISSQLAFFTYILFAFGLIALLVGTFIISNTFSMIVAQRTREFALLRALGMSRPQLSGSVMVEAALVAVLGSAVGILVGVGLVELIMWAMTAAGFGFPDAGLGLDAASILVPLGIGIVVTVLSAWVPARRAGRVHPVQAMRSGDQSVAVPLRVRTVIGAVLLVAGLSVTLVAALATGWDTAARGILTGAGTVGIVLGVLLVMAVVARSMFRARFRLGGVITLLARTNLSRNPRRTAATAFALTLGVALVAAVGILGASMKESVFGRIDESLRADAVVSTGMVNLQGVPEQAVAELAGIDGVAAVTPVTLLPVEVDGVTAGTVNTTGVSPLLIADPQAAIALEVVQGSFGATSDTPGVGLSRSTAEDLGLAVGDNATVSAPSLGRASVTVPVLVIWEDSDSYTPVAVTVPVGEQLVPDRSAWFTQNVFVTFAGGADEEVVFGAVTDQMNTYGVLQVMDRYQYRDAAADQVNQLMSVVYALLALSVVIAVLGIVNTLALSTTERHHEFGMLRAVGTQRSQIRRMIVLESAVIALYGAVVGVVVGVWLGWCLVRILSSQGIDRLLVPWDQALLLVLGAVAVGAVAGLWPARRAARTTPLSAVG from the coding sequence GTGTCCTCCTCATCCGCCCTGCGACGAGTGTCATTGCGCAGCCTGTCCGCCCACCGTCTCCGACTTCTCCTCACCGCCCTGGCAGTCGTGCTGGGCACCAGTTTCGTCGCCGGCGCCTTCATGTTGACCGCCACCCTGGGCAAGGCCTTCGACGACATCACCGAGGCCAATTACGACGGGGTCGACGTCGTCCTGGTCACCTCCGCCGAGCTTCCGCTCACCCTCGGGGTGGCCGGGGATATCGAGGCGCGCAATGACGTGGCCAAGGTCGAGTCCATCGACCAGCTCCCCGTTATCCTCCTCGGCGCGGAAGGAAATCCCGTGCAGACGGGCGGCGCGGGTTCCTGGCTGCTGGCCTACCTGTCACCCGGGGAGGCGGTGTCCCCGCCCCTGATCATCACGCAGGGAACCCCGCCCGCAGGTGAGGGGCGGGCGGTGCTCAACGAGGATGCCGCGGCGTCGGCCGGCCTCGAGGTCGGGGACACCGTCACCGTCATCGATTCGACGGGCCGCCACGAATTCACCCTCGACGGGTTGACCCGCTTCGAGGCGGCCACCGGCGGGTGGGCGGGCCTGCAGATCCCCGCGGAGCAGTTCCGGGCCGAGTTCACCGACGGAGTCCACACCGGGCGCATCGCCGTGCGCGCCGAGGGCGGCGACCCCGAAAGTCTCCGGCAGTCGCTGGCCGCGGCTTACCCGGGTGCAACGGTCATGACCGGCGAGGATGCCGCGGCGGCCGATTCAGAGGAGATCAGCTCCCAGTTGGCGTTCTTCACCTACATTCTCTTCGCCTTCGGCCTCATCGCCCTGCTGGTGGGCACGTTCATCATCTCCAACACCTTCTCCATGATCGTCGCCCAGCGCACCCGCGAGTTCGCCCTGCTGCGTGCCCTGGGCATGTCCCGCCCCCAGCTCAGCGGCTCGGTCATGGTGGAGGCCGCGCTCGTCGCGGTGCTCGGCTCGGCCGTCGGCATCCTCGTGGGCGTCGGGCTGGTGGAGCTGATCATGTGGGCCATGACCGCCGCCGGTTTCGGTTTCCCCGACGCAGGCCTGGGGTTGGACGCCGCGAGCATCCTCGTCCCGCTGGGCATCGGGATCGTGGTCACCGTCCTCAGCGCCTGGGTGCCCGCCCGCCGTGCCGGCCGGGTCCATCCCGTGCAGGCGATGCGCTCCGGCGACCAGTCCGTCGCGGTTCCGTTGAGGGTGCGGACGGTCATCGGCGCCGTGCTGCTGGTTGCCGGCCTGTCGGTTACGTTGGTCGCCGCCCTGGCCACTGGGTGGGACACCGCCGCGCGCGGCATCCTCACCGGGGCAGGTACCGTCGGCATCGTCCTCGGGGTGCTCCTGGTCATGGCGGTGGTGGCCCGCTCAATGTTCCGCGCCCGCTTCCGCCTCGGCGGGGTGATCACCCTCCTGGCCCGGACGAACCTGTCGCGCAACCCGAGGCGGACGGCGGCCACCGCCTTCGCACTGACCCTCGGCGTGGCGCTCGTCGCGGCGGTGGGCATCCTCGGCGCGTCGATGAAGGAGTCCGTCTTCGGGAGGATCGACGAGTCCCTGCGTGCCGACGCCGTCGTCTCCACCGGCATGGTCAACCTGCAGGGCGTGCCGGAGCAGGCGGTCGCGGAACTCGCGGGGATCGACGGGGTCGCGGCCGTGACCCCGGTGACCCTGCTTCCGGTCGAGGTCGACGGGGTGACGGCCGGCACGGTCAACACCACCGGGGTCAGCCCGCTGTTGATTGCGGACCCCCAGGCGGCGATCGCGCTGGAGGTCGTCCAGGGGTCTTTCGGCGCGACTTCCGACACCCCGGGCGTGGGACTCTCGCGCAGCACCGCTGAAGATCTCGGGCTCGCGGTGGGGGACAACGCGACCGTTTCAGCACCCTCCCTCGGACGCGCCTCCGTCACCGTGCCCGTGCTGGTTATCTGGGAGGACAGCGATTCCTACACGCCGGTGGCCGTGACGGTGCCCGTCGGTGAGCAGCTGGTCCCGGACCGTTCCGCCTGGTTCACCCAGAACGTGTTCGTCACGTTCGCCGGGGGCGCGGACGAGGAGGTGGTCTTCGGAGCGGTCACGGACCAGATGAACACCTACGGCGTCCTCCAGGTCATGGACCGCTACCAGTACCGCGACGCCGCCGCCGACCAGGTCAACCAGCTGATGAGCGTGGTCTACGCGCTGCTGGCGCTGAGCGTGGTCATCGCGGTGCTCGGCATCGTCAACACACTCGCGTTGTCAACCACCGAACGCCACCACGAATTCGGGATGCTCCGGGCGGTGGGGACCCAGCGTTCCCAGATCCGGCGGATGATCGTCCTCGAATCTGCGGTGATCGCCCTGTACGGGGCCGTCGTCGGCGTGGTCGTGGGTGTGTGGCTGGGCTGGTGCCTCGTGCGGATCTTGTCCTCCCAGGGCATCGACCGGCTGCTGGTCCCCTGGGACCAGGCGCTGCTGCTGGTGCTCGGGGCAGTGGCCGTCGGGGCGGTCGCCGGGTTGTGGCCGGCCCGCCGGGCGGCGCGGACGACGCCCCTGTCGGCGGTGGGCTGA